A genomic stretch from Bacterioplanes sanyensis includes:
- a CDS encoding ATP-binding protein: MSQAQRLPAEIAYQNQLEALKGGDQGDKPKGWCLSPWAVKTFILGTQDPLPCGTEIEKKIFGNDALVERAIVTLISERGLLLIGEPGTAKSLLSELLAAAISGKSTHTVQGSAGLMEESIRYSFNYALLLKDGPSREALVPAPLYQAMESGQLMRFEEITRCPTETQDTLIPVLSDRILQVPELGDAPLLASAGFNVIATANIKDKGVHELSAALKRRFNFEVMQPLASCEAQSQLITREVNKRLAQQGLHVSLPTSLADLLAQVFDELRHGEVQGVRMEPISSVLSSAEAIGLGFNAVVQSQYFGEQPLSASDIAAHMVGTVIKDNDHDLQAFKDYLRLVQRHRGEDPIWRAFLAGHPG, translated from the coding sequence ATGAGCCAAGCACAGCGACTTCCGGCCGAAATTGCCTATCAGAACCAACTAGAGGCCCTGAAAGGGGGCGATCAAGGGGATAAACCCAAGGGTTGGTGTCTCAGTCCTTGGGCGGTGAAAACCTTTATTCTGGGCACCCAGGATCCCTTGCCCTGTGGCACCGAGATCGAAAAAAAGATCTTTGGCAACGATGCCTTAGTAGAGCGAGCCATTGTCACCCTGATCAGTGAGCGCGGCCTTCTGTTGATCGGTGAGCCGGGCACCGCTAAATCCTTGTTGTCGGAGCTGCTGGCGGCGGCTATCAGTGGCAAAAGTACCCATACGGTGCAGGGCTCAGCGGGATTGATGGAAGAAAGCATTCGCTACAGCTTCAACTATGCGTTGTTGCTAAAAGACGGGCCCAGCCGTGAGGCCTTGGTGCCTGCGCCCTTGTATCAGGCCATGGAATCGGGGCAATTGATGCGTTTTGAGGAGATTACCCGTTGCCCCACCGAAACTCAGGATACTTTGATTCCGGTGTTGTCTGATCGGATTTTGCAGGTGCCCGAGTTGGGTGATGCCCCTTTATTGGCCAGTGCCGGGTTCAACGTCATTGCCACCGCCAATATTAAGGATAAGGGAGTGCATGAATTATCGGCGGCCTTGAAGCGTCGATTTAATTTTGAGGTGATGCAGCCTCTGGCCAGTTGTGAGGCGCAATCACAATTAATTACGCGAGAAGTCAATAAACGTTTGGCGCAACAGGGATTGCATGTCAGCTTGCCCACTTCTTTGGCCGATTTGTTGGCTCAGGTGTTTGATGAGCTGCGTCATGGTGAAGTGCAGGGCGTGCGCATGGAGCCCATTTCCTCGGTGCTGTCTAGCGCCGAGGCCATTGGTTTGGGCTTTAACGCCGTGGTGCAAAGCCAGTATTTCGGCGAGCAACCCTTGTCTGCCAGCGATATTGCCGCCCACATGGTGGGGACGGTGATCAAGGACAACGATCACGACTTGCAAGCCTTTAAGGATTACCTGCGCCTAGTGCAACGACACCGTGGTGAAGATCCAATTTGGCGGGCCTTTTTAGCAGGCCATCCTGGATGA
- a CDS encoding DUF4132 domain-containing protein gives MSGVVEAWIEVVAKLYQQAGVDIADQQEKLIAELDCHQDDLSDKQIERRNQQSPMINRWAFSDLAEALDGCIEMAQRQSQHAKAIELLDQVAKDAQDWPRFRQLHAISLMLILVAPYLRVFDRYLLPYLNVDEGFKRNARLYNKRYYVDADVDAATLEAGLAQSEDFDDLNFNYSILGRYLAPQHPELTRMISLFIEQQPDLMSPTYEYDIRGLAPIIQYGCTDEACLALLDIEMSRRHSVTGLLHQLMSLQKKWGQAIEGLDAWLAQLAHQNYGCLIKFLDSCVVDSPELVRSLLQLETLDADSWAIVIMDYHYENKQNCSAYDDLFLQLADQPSRLKGALEKVGPERYMDVAKGLWRHAWTNRPEARDALFGFATDQLLYRDWQLKGGDVPLGVSWLMEQGLMEDFARFGAKLPWDNKLIPYFAQFFPQQVDAAKLAMAGFEGVVKKSKVARESIAKRVRKLPLATFAEFGFFTAKVKPMREMALALLVGRKDQEAIDAAQSMLALAGITESEVAFLTDWLKSHGVEAKVEVVVKAARKKKAEDPDNYKVRKPDLVNALLCDDLVQAMAPLTQNEVAYLLDKAGSVKKFPMPEAVLTTLDKMEVAQKTPAAKVLLSLWDAQQAFEENDWGEAKLTKQSKAFDFIPVLVGYLGSDAVAGDIEKFISKYRKLHYHHSMRLMRTLGAIGSIFSLSILLEISKKRSFNWSMRDQAYSILDEVAKERDISMTDLEDLLVPDFGMTAEGLLLDVGDKHYRILLQSDLSLRVKNENTGKLTKSLPKAGKSEDSAKRALAEQTFKALNSNIKKVAKKQVPRMTEALIMQKSWPATFWQQQFVEHPLMRMMAQSLIWLDLGSQTSFRISEDLSLVTVDDEAHELSKDSQVCLFHPVLQPDAVAPWREHLADYEVTPMMDQLSRLADVGEPADTVAQLRSLSIRVLAGDVQKLANQWNLLQEQVDSWVGGYYLPIMALKANLSLTVDDYRLYTSYAEPVMVTAIEVEDHRRNFEPKDIPKPLLALALEWKQFFESRKIEG, from the coding sequence ATGAGTGGCGTTGTCGAGGCCTGGATAGAAGTTGTCGCAAAGTTGTATCAACAAGCGGGCGTGGATATAGCAGACCAGCAAGAGAAACTGATCGCCGAGTTAGACTGTCATCAAGATGACCTGTCGGATAAACAAATCGAACGTCGTAATCAGCAGTCGCCCATGATTAACCGCTGGGCTTTTTCTGACTTGGCCGAAGCCTTGGATGGTTGTATTGAGATGGCGCAGCGCCAAAGTCAGCATGCAAAAGCCATTGAGCTACTGGATCAGGTGGCTAAGGATGCTCAAGATTGGCCGCGATTTAGACAATTGCATGCCATTAGCCTGATGCTCATTTTGGTGGCGCCCTATTTGCGTGTCTTTGATCGATACTTGCTGCCTTACCTCAATGTGGATGAGGGCTTTAAGCGCAATGCTCGATTATACAACAAGCGCTATTATGTCGACGCCGACGTGGACGCAGCTACCCTAGAAGCTGGGTTGGCCCAATCAGAGGATTTTGACGATCTGAACTTCAATTATTCCATCCTCGGACGGTATTTAGCACCGCAACACCCCGAGTTGACGCGAATGATCAGTCTGTTTATCGAGCAACAGCCTGACCTTATGTCCCCCACATATGAGTATGATATTCGAGGATTGGCTCCCATAATCCAATACGGATGTACCGATGAGGCCTGTTTGGCCTTACTGGATATTGAGATGAGTCGCCGCCACTCGGTCACCGGCTTACTGCATCAACTCATGTCACTGCAAAAAAAATGGGGTCAAGCCATTGAAGGCTTGGATGCCTGGTTGGCGCAACTGGCGCACCAAAACTACGGTTGCCTGATCAAATTTTTGGACTCCTGCGTGGTGGATTCACCGGAGTTGGTGCGCAGTTTATTGCAGCTAGAAACCCTAGACGCTGACAGCTGGGCCATCGTCATCATGGATTATCACTACGAGAATAAACAAAACTGCAGTGCCTATGATGACTTGTTTTTGCAATTGGCTGATCAGCCTAGCCGCTTAAAGGGTGCCCTTGAAAAGGTGGGTCCCGAGCGATACATGGATGTGGCTAAAGGATTATGGCGCCATGCATGGACTAACCGCCCCGAGGCTCGTGATGCGCTGTTTGGCTTTGCCACTGATCAGTTACTGTATCGCGATTGGCAATTAAAAGGAGGGGATGTTCCACTGGGTGTCAGCTGGCTGATGGAGCAGGGTTTGATGGAGGATTTTGCGCGTTTTGGCGCCAAACTGCCCTGGGATAACAAGCTGATCCCATATTTTGCGCAGTTTTTCCCTCAGCAGGTCGATGCCGCGAAGTTGGCCATGGCTGGGTTTGAGGGGGTGGTAAAAAAATCCAAGGTTGCGCGCGAGAGTATTGCCAAGCGAGTGCGAAAGTTGCCCTTGGCCACCTTTGCCGAGTTTGGCTTTTTTACGGCCAAGGTAAAACCCATGCGTGAAATGGCCTTAGCCTTGTTGGTTGGGCGCAAGGACCAAGAAGCCATTGACGCTGCCCAAAGCATGTTGGCGTTGGCAGGCATCACCGAATCCGAAGTCGCCTTTTTAACGGACTGGCTCAAATCACACGGTGTTGAGGCCAAGGTTGAGGTGGTTGTTAAGGCGGCGCGTAAAAAGAAAGCCGAGGATCCCGACAATTATAAGGTTCGCAAGCCGGATTTGGTCAATGCGCTGTTGTGCGATGATTTGGTGCAGGCCATGGCGCCATTGACGCAAAACGAGGTGGCCTATCTGTTGGATAAGGCCGGCAGCGTGAAAAAGTTCCCTATGCCAGAGGCGGTGCTAACCACCCTAGACAAAATGGAAGTGGCGCAAAAAACACCGGCCGCCAAGGTATTGTTATCCCTTTGGGATGCGCAGCAAGCCTTTGAAGAAAATGATTGGGGTGAGGCTAAGCTGACCAAGCAAAGCAAGGCATTTGATTTTATTCCGGTGTTGGTGGGCTATTTGGGCTCAGATGCCGTGGCCGGAGACATTGAAAAGTTCATCTCTAAATATCGCAAACTTCACTATCACCATTCCATGCGCCTTATGCGCACCCTTGGGGCCATTGGCAGTATTTTTTCCCTCTCTATCCTGCTTGAAATCAGTAAAAAGCGCTCCTTTAACTGGTCCATGCGCGACCAGGCTTACAGCATTTTGGACGAAGTGGCAAAAGAGCGTGACATCAGTATGACGGATTTGGAGGATTTGTTGGTGCCGGATTTTGGCATGACCGCCGAAGGCTTGCTGTTGGATGTGGGTGATAAGCACTACCGGATATTGTTGCAAAGTGATTTGTCTTTGCGGGTTAAAAATGAAAACACCGGGAAACTGACTAAATCCTTACCCAAGGCTGGAAAATCCGAAGACAGCGCCAAACGTGCCTTGGCCGAGCAAACCTTTAAGGCGCTCAACAGCAACATCAAAAAAGTGGCCAAAAAACAGGTGCCGCGCATGACCGAGGCCTTGATCATGCAAAAATCGTGGCCTGCGACTTTTTGGCAACAACAGTTTGTTGAGCATCCGTTGATGCGGATGATGGCGCAATCACTGATTTGGTTGGATTTGGGCAGCCAGACCAGCTTTCGCATCAGTGAAGATTTGTCCTTGGTGACGGTGGACGATGAGGCTCACGAGTTAAGCAAGGACAGTCAGGTGTGCTTGTTCCACCCGGTATTGCAGCCCGATGCCGTAGCGCCATGGCGCGAGCATTTGGCCGATTATGAAGTGACGCCGATGATGGACCAGCTCTCGCGGCTCGCGGATGTCGGAGAACCTGCGGACACCGTGGCGCAACTGCGGTCGTTGTCCATACGAGTATTGGCCGGGGACGTACAAAAGCTGGCCAATCAATGGAACTTATTGCAGGAGCAGGTGGATTCTTGGGTTGGGGGGTATTACCTTCCCATTATGGCGCTGAAGGCCAACCTAAGCCTCACGGTGGATGACTATCGCCTGTACACCAGCTATGCCGAGCCGGTCATGGTAACGGCCATTGAGGTAGAAGATCATCGTCGCAATTTTGAACCCAAGGACATTCCCAAGCCCTTATTGGCGTTGGCGCTGGAGTGGAAGCAGTTCTTTGAATCAAGGAAGATCGAAGGATGA
- a CDS encoding transposase produces the protein MKRLIYDKAADSDPLRMALKKRGVDLICPHRRNRRKAPLQDGRKLRRYDRRWKVERTFAWLGNYRRLVVRWERKLSMYRAFFHAACMMIVLKKL, from the coding sequence GTGAAGCGTTTGATTTACGATAAAGCGGCAGACTCTGATCCTCTGCGAATGGCGTTAAAGAAACGGGGCGTTGATCTCATTTGTCCACATCGTCGAAACAGGAGAAAAGCGCCGCTGCAAGATGGTAGAAAGCTGAGAAGGTACGACCGTCGCTGGAAAGTAGAGCGCACTTTTGCTTGGCTTGGAAATTATCGGCGATTAGTGGTTCGATGGGAAAGAAAGCTCTCAATGTATCGAGCCTTCTTTCACGCCGCCTGCATGATGATCGTGCTAAAGAAGTTGTGA
- a CDS encoding transposase, with protein MKRSTSELTDQQWAHIEPCLPSLPRGKGGPKPISNRACFEGILWVLRSGARWRDLPERYPSPSTCWRRLQYWEEQGAWVKAWRKLLRVLDQQSRLNWEESFSDGSFAPAKKGASVLEKPSVVRGRSG; from the coding sequence ATGAAACGTTCAACCTCAGAACTGACCGACCAACAGTGGGCACACATTGAGCCTTGTTTACCCAGCCTGCCTCGTGGCAAAGGGGGTCCCAAACCTATCAGCAATCGAGCCTGTTTCGAGGGCATTTTATGGGTCTTACGTTCAGGTGCGCGCTGGCGTGATCTACCCGAGCGCTATCCTTCACCGAGTACCTGCTGGCGCCGCCTTCAGTACTGGGAAGAGCAAGGTGCATGGGTCAAAGCCTGGCGTAAGCTTCTTCGCGTTCTGGATCAACAGTCGCGGTTAAATTGGGAAGAATCGTTTTCTGATGGTAGTTTTGCACCCGCAAAAAAAGGGGCCTCGGTGTTGGAAAAACCAAGCGTGGTAAGGGGTCGAAGTGGATGA